Proteins co-encoded in one Aspergillus fumigatus Af293 chromosome 6, whole genome shotgun sequence genomic window:
- a CDS encoding ATP-dependent RNA helicase DBP10 codes for MPHRAASPAVSENEFDITGALFQNDSDSDNEQPSAKSKRQPPKKVPSQALDFLGDVNEDDNDDEAFIAEQQTSANRKASNLKGRTVKKGGGFQAMGLSANLLKAIARKGFSVPTPIQRKTIPVIMDDQDVVGMARTGSGKTAAFVIPMIEKLKSHSTKVGARGLVLSPSRELALQTLKVVKELGRGTDLKSVLLVGGDSLEEQFAMIAGNPDIIIATPGRFLHLKVEMNLDLSSIRYVVFDEADRLFEMGFAAQLTEILHGLPANRQTLLFSATLPKSLVEFARAGLQEPTLVRLDTESKISPDLQNAFFSVKSSEKEGALLYILHEVIKMPTGPTEVSQQRKEEDASAKNLKNKKRKRAEMEKAVNTRESPTKHSTIVFAATKHHVDYLYSLLCEAGFAVSYVYGSLDQTARKIQVQNFRTGMTNILVVTDVAARGIDIPILANVINYDFPSQPKIFVHRVGRTARAGRKGWSYSLVRDADAPYLLDLQLFLGRRLVVGREFGDQVNFAEDVVTGSLPRDGLSQSCEWVTKVLDDNADLAAQRTVAAKGEKLYMRTRNAASLESAKRSKQVVSSDNWTSVHPLFQDETSNLEAEREKMLARIGGYRPPETIFEVNNRRMGKHENVDALDTIKRVRSTLESKKKRAQANEKSEFLEDGPDDGKAVNEAKETESEGAFSDEDDDVPTGVADNMSMASDSELEVTFSSYSKSKDNKAKKASAASFQNPEYFMSYTPNNTSLAEDRAYGVHSGTNSNFAQASRSATMDLAGDDGGRGFGEARTLMRWDKRHKKYVARQNDEDGSKGTRLVRGESGAKIAASFRSGRFDAWKRENRLGRLPRVGEAEAANLAAGLNAAISGKRFRHRKEQAPKKADPLRGDYEKMKKKAELAKERAMSKAGGAAPRGKSELKSTDDIRIARKLKQKRREKNARPSRKK; via the coding sequence ATGCCTCACCGCGCGGCATCCCCAGCGGTGTCGGAAAATGAGTTCGACATCACAGGCGCTCTCTTCCAGAACGACAGCGACTCCGACAACGAACAGCCCTCGGCCAAGTCCAAACGACAACCTCCGAAGAAGGTTCCCTCGCAGGCGCTCGACTTCCTCGGCGATGTGAATGAAGACGACAATGACGACGAGGCTTTTATTGCCGAGCAGCAAACTTCTGCCAACCGCAAGGCCTCGAATCTCAAAGGTCGCACTGTTAAGAAGGGTGGTGGTTTCCAAGCCATGGGCTTGAGTGCCAATCTGTTAAAGGCAATCGCTCGGAAAGGCTTCTCGGTACCGACTCCCATTCAGCGCAAGACCATTCCCGTTATTATGGACGACCAGGATGTAGTTGGTATGGCACGGACTGGTTCAGGAAAGACGGCCGCTTTCGTTATCCCAATGATCGAGAAATTGAAGAGCCATAGCACCAAGGTTGGAGCCCGCGGTCTGGTCTTGTCCCCATCGAGAGAGCTGGCACTGCAGACATTGAAAGTCGTCAAGGAACTGGGTAGAGGCACTGACCTGAAGTCggttcttcttgttggtgGAGACAGCCTGGAGGAGCAATTCGCGATGATCGCCGGCAATCCAGATATTATTATTGCAACACCTGGTCGATTCCTGCATTTGAAGGTGGAAATGAACCTGGACTTGTCCAGTATCCGCTATGTCGTTTTCGACGAGGCTGATCGACTGTTTGAGATGGGTTTCGCCGCGCAACTAACAGAGATTTTGCACGGTCTTCCTGCGAATCGGCAGACTCTCCTGTTCTCTGCCACTCTTCCGAAGTCCCTTGTCGAGTTTGCCCGCGCCGGCTTGCAGGAACCTACACTAGTCCGTCTGGATACCGAGAGCAAGATCTCGCCCGATCTTCAGAATGCTTTCTTCTCTGTGAAATCCTCAGAGAAGGAAGGGGCCTTGCTCTACATCCTTCATGAGGTCATCAAGATGCCGACTGGGCCAACCGAGGTTTCGcaacaaaggaaagaagaagatgcaagcgccaagaacttgaagaacaagaagaggaagagagcggaaatggagaaggCTGTCAATACGAGAGAGTCTCCAACCAAGCATTCGACAATCGTTTTTGCCGCGACGAAGCACCATGTCGATTATCTTTACTCACTACTCTGCGAGGCGGGATTCGCCGTCTCCTACGTTTACGGCTCTTTAGATCAAACCGCCCGAAAGATCCAGGTTCAAAACTTTAGAACGGGCATGACCAATATCCTCGTTGTCACCGACGTTGCGGCTAGAGGTATTGATATTCCTATCCTGGCAAATGTCATTAATTACGATTTCCCCTCCCAGCCAAAGATTTTTGTTCACCGTGTCGGCCGAACTGCTCGTGCCGGGCGCAAGGGCTGGAGTTACAGTCTGGTCCGCGATGCAGACGCTCCTTATTTACTTGATTTGCAACTATTCCTAGGAAGAAGGCTGGTTGTTGGCCGCGAATTCGGGGATCAAGTGAACTTCGCCGAAGACGTTGTAACGGGCAGTCTACCTAGGGATGGGCTCTCTCAAAGCTGTGAGTGGGTAACCAAGGTCCTGGACGATAATGCAGACCTTGCAGCCCAACGCACGGTCGCTGCTAAGGGTGAGAAGCTCTATATGCGAACCCGGAACGCGGCATCTCTTGAGAGTGCGAAGCGATCGAAACAGGTGGTTTCTTCCGACAATTGGACAAGCGTACACCCGCTCTTCCAAGATGAAACTAGTAATCTGGAGGCCGAGcgggagaagatgctcgCCCGTATTGGTGGTTACCGGCCGCCAGAGACAATCTTTGAGGTCAACAACCGGCGGATGGGCAAACATGAGAACGTCGACGCTCTCGATACGATTAAGAGAGTTCGTAGCACTCTagagtccaagaagaagcgtgCACAAGCGAATGAAAAGTCCGAGTTCCTCGAAGACGGTCCCGACGACGGAAAGGCAGTCAACGAAGCCAAAGAAACCGAGAGCGAGGGAGCATTTTctgatgaggacgacgacgttCCCACCGGCGTGGCAGATAACATGTCGATGGCATCCGATTCAGAGCTGGAAGTCACCTTCTCGTCATATTCAAAATCAAAGGACAACAAGGCGAAGAAAGCGAGCGCGGCATCTTTCCAGAACCCTGAATACTTCATGTCCTATACCCCGAATAACACCTCCCTGGCGGAGGACCGAGCTTATGGTGTGCATTCCGGTACCAACTCCAACTTCGCCCAGGCCTCACGCAGCGCGACCATGGATCTGGCAGGCGACGATGGAGGCCGCGGGTTCGGCGAGGCTCGTACGCTGATGCGCTGGGACAAGCGACACAAGAAGTACGTGGCTCGACAGAATGACGAGGACGGCTCCAAGGGCACACGCCTCGTCCGCGGTGAGAGCGGGGCGAAGATCGCAGCCAGCTTCCGGAGCGGACGGTTCGACGCttggaagagagaaaatcGTCTCGGCCGCTTGCCTCGGGTGGGTGAGGCCGAAGCTGCTAATCTCGCTGCTGGTCTCAACGCAGCCATCTCAGGCAAGCGGTTCAGGCATCGCAAGGAGCAGGCGCCCAAGAAGGCTGATCCTCTCCGTGGTGATtacgagaagatgaagaagaaggctgaaCTCGCCAAGGAGCGAGCAATGTCTAAGGCTGGCGGCGCTGCACCACGTGGCAAGAGCGAGCTGAAGAGTACGGACGATATCCGGATTGCGCGCAAATTGAAGCAGAAGAGACGAGAGAAGAATGCTCGTccctcgaggaagaagtaA